A single genomic interval of Nonomuraea rubra harbors:
- a CDS encoding zinc-dependent alcohol dehydrogenase family protein, with product MRTYRLRRPEIVAEEAPVPEPGPGEVLVRVHAASLNKRDLLILDGTYSLPARPGVIPVSDGAGEVVAAGPGVTRFRVGDRVVGSYWPRWHDGRLRPELVDQPGCTSDGMLTEYALLGEQAAVAVPEHLSWAEAATLPCAALTAWTSLTGGGKPLPGRTVVTLGTGSVSLFAVQLARLLGCQVIVTTSRAGNADRLKELGADHVIDYTATPDWSRRVRELTGGQGADLVVDTAGPATIDQSVRAAALYGEVVVLITRDATSDRLEIFHEAYASSLATLRRVFVGHRTDLEDLCAAVSAHGLRPVIDRAFTDVQAAYRHFREGSPFGKVVIELGPA from the coding sequence ATGCGTACCTATCGATTGCGACGGCCGGAGATCGTGGCCGAGGAGGCGCCGGTGCCCGAGCCGGGCCCCGGCGAGGTGCTGGTCCGGGTGCACGCGGCCTCGCTCAACAAGCGCGACCTGCTCATCCTGGACGGCACCTACTCCCTGCCCGCCCGGCCCGGGGTGATCCCGGTGAGTGACGGGGCGGGGGAGGTGGTCGCCGCCGGGCCGGGGGTGACGAGGTTCCGGGTGGGGGATCGGGTGGTGGGGTCGTACTGGCCGCGCTGGCACGACGGCCGCCTGCGGCCCGAGCTGGTGGACCAGCCCGGGTGCACCTCGGACGGGATGCTGACCGAGTACGCGCTGCTCGGCGAGCAGGCGGCGGTCGCCGTGCCGGAGCACCTGAGCTGGGCCGAGGCGGCGACGCTGCCGTGCGCGGCGCTGACCGCGTGGACCTCGCTGACCGGCGGCGGGAAGCCGCTGCCCGGCCGGACGGTGGTGACGCTGGGCACGGGGAGCGTGTCGCTGTTCGCCGTGCAGCTCGCCCGGCTGCTGGGCTGCCAGGTGATCGTCACCACGTCCCGCGCGGGCAACGCCGACCGGCTCAAGGAGCTGGGCGCCGACCACGTGATCGACTACACCGCCACGCCGGACTGGAGCCGGCGGGTACGCGAGCTGACCGGCGGCCAGGGCGCCGACCTGGTGGTGGACACCGCCGGCCCGGCCACCATCGACCAGTCCGTACGGGCCGCCGCGCTCTACGGCGAGGTGGTCGTGCTCATCACCCGCGACGCCACCAGCGACCGCCTGGAGATCTTCCACGAGGCGTACGCCTCCAGCCTGGCCACGCTCCGCCGCGTCTTCGTGGGCCACCGGACGGACCTGGAGGACCTGTGCGCGGCAGTCTCCGCCCACGGGCTGCGGCCGGTGATCGACCGGGCCTTCACGGACGTCCAGGCCGCCTACCGCCACTTCCGGGAGGGCTCACCGTTCGGCAAGGTCGTCATCGAGCTCGGCCCCGCCTGA
- a CDS encoding NAD(P)/FAD-dependent oxidoreductase, protein MQHRIVVLGAGYTGAFAAGRLARRLHRQDVAITLVNAEPDFVERVRMHQLATGQRLKPRPFSEMFAGTGVELKQARVTGVDADRKLVSVVDVHGADTTEELPYDTLVYALGSAWNPRGVPGTTEHAYEIASRPGATRLRERLEHLGAGQTVVVVGGGLTGLEAATEIAETRPDLDVALVARDALGDWLAPRGRAHLWKVARNLGITVHEHTDVTAVGADHLTTADGRTIPAAVTVWTAGFAVHPIAGGTTLELGGTGQIVVDDTMRSVSHPDVYAIGDAAQVMGPGNKPLRMSCASGLPTAWQAADSIAARLTGGKLPHAPLRYFNQCISLGRKEGLIQYVTADDRAVPAALTGRLAAVYKEVICKSAAWGVANPMFGLPARRRRVVREPAAAGSSARAVA, encoded by the coding sequence ATGCAGCACCGCATCGTCGTCCTCGGAGCCGGGTACACCGGAGCCTTCGCCGCCGGCCGCCTCGCCAGGCGGCTGCACCGCCAGGATGTCGCCATCACGCTGGTCAACGCCGAGCCCGACTTCGTGGAACGGGTCCGCATGCACCAGCTCGCGACCGGCCAGCGGCTCAAGCCGCGGCCGTTCAGCGAGATGTTCGCCGGCACGGGCGTCGAGCTTAAGCAGGCGAGGGTCACCGGCGTCGACGCCGACCGCAAGCTCGTCAGCGTCGTGGACGTGCACGGCGCGGACACGACCGAAGAGCTCCCCTACGACACGCTCGTCTACGCCCTCGGCAGCGCCTGGAACCCCCGGGGCGTCCCCGGGACCACCGAGCACGCCTACGAGATCGCGAGCCGCCCCGGAGCGACCCGCCTGCGCGAGCGCCTGGAGCACCTCGGCGCCGGGCAGACCGTGGTCGTCGTCGGCGGCGGCCTGACCGGGCTGGAGGCGGCGACCGAGATCGCCGAGACCCGCCCCGACCTCGACGTGGCCCTCGTCGCCCGCGACGCGCTCGGCGACTGGCTCGCCCCCAGGGGCCGCGCGCACCTGTGGAAGGTCGCCCGCAACCTCGGGATCACCGTGCACGAGCACACTGACGTCACGGCCGTCGGCGCCGACCACCTCACCACCGCCGACGGCCGGACCATCCCGGCGGCGGTCACCGTGTGGACGGCCGGCTTCGCGGTCCACCCGATCGCGGGCGGGACCACGCTGGAGCTCGGCGGCACCGGCCAGATCGTGGTGGACGACACGATGCGCTCGGTCTCGCACCCGGACGTGTACGCCATCGGCGACGCGGCCCAGGTCATGGGCCCGGGGAACAAGCCGCTGCGGATGTCGTGCGCCTCGGGCCTGCCCACCGCCTGGCAGGCCGCCGACTCGATCGCGGCCCGCCTGACCGGCGGGAAGCTCCCGCACGCGCCGCTGCGCTACTTCAACCAGTGCATCTCGCTGGGCCGCAAGGAAGGCCTGATCCAGTACGTGACCGCCGACGACCGCGCCGTGCCCGCGGCACTGACCGGCCGGCTGGCCGCCGTCTACAAGGAGGTGATCTGCAAGAGCGCCGCCTGGGGTGTCGCGAACCCGATGTTCGGGCTGCCGGCCCGCCGCCGCCGCGTCGTGCGGGAACCCGCCGCGGCCGGCTCCTCCGCCAGGGCGGTGGCGTAG
- a CDS encoding RNA polymerase sigma-70 factor: protein MPLTANDVDRFVASRPRLEAIAYRLLGSAAEAEDAVQETFLRWQAADAERIEVPEAWLTKVLTNLCLNQLDSARARRETYVGRWLPEPLLAGDPMLGPADTAEQRESVSYAVLTLMERLSPNERAVYVLREAFDYPHREIAEILDITEAASQQIFHRARKHVADGRSRTEIDEAAARRIVEEFLAAATSGRTEPLVRLLTEDAIAVGDGGGKIPARVKAFEGAVAVATFLRGLFKPAEAKRAMVGGRPEIHITTANGDPAVVAVLDGRVVAVMCLEITPEGVAACRNQVNPDKLVRATAQWAAAEHGEPLFTAL, encoded by the coding sequence ATGCCCTTGACCGCGAACGACGTCGACCGGTTCGTCGCCTCCAGGCCGCGGCTGGAGGCCATCGCCTACCGCCTGCTCGGCTCCGCCGCGGAGGCCGAGGACGCCGTGCAGGAGACGTTCCTGCGCTGGCAGGCCGCCGACGCCGAGCGCATCGAGGTGCCCGAGGCGTGGCTGACGAAGGTGCTCACCAACCTGTGCCTCAACCAGCTCGACTCGGCGCGGGCGCGCCGCGAGACCTACGTGGGCCGGTGGCTGCCCGAGCCGCTGCTCGCCGGCGACCCGATGCTCGGGCCCGCCGACACCGCCGAGCAGCGCGAGTCGGTCTCGTACGCGGTCCTCACCCTGATGGAGCGCCTGTCGCCGAACGAGCGGGCGGTGTACGTGCTGCGGGAGGCGTTCGACTACCCGCACCGGGAGATCGCCGAGATCCTCGACATCACCGAGGCCGCCAGCCAGCAGATCTTCCACCGGGCCAGGAAGCACGTCGCCGACGGCAGGAGCCGCACCGAGATCGACGAGGCCGCCGCCCGGCGGATCGTCGAGGAGTTCCTGGCGGCCGCCACCAGCGGCCGTACCGAGCCGCTGGTGCGGCTGCTGACCGAGGACGCCATCGCGGTCGGCGACGGCGGCGGGAAGATCCCGGCCAGGGTCAAGGCGTTCGAGGGCGCCGTCGCGGTCGCCACGTTCCTGCGCGGCCTGTTCAAGCCCGCCGAGGCCAAGCGGGCCATGGTCGGCGGGCGGCCCGAGATCCACATCACGACCGCGAACGGCGACCCCGCCGTGGTGGCCGTGCTGGACGGCCGGGTCGTCGCCGTCATGTGCCTGGAGATCACCCCCGAGGGCGTCGCCGCGTGCCGCAACCAGGTCAACCCCGACAAGCTCGTCCGCGCGACGGCGCAGTGGGCGGCGGCCGAGCACGGGGAGCCCCTGTTCACCGCGTTGTGA
- a CDS encoding DUF6203 family protein translates to MKNLLKLLLAKRMAGTPLGLAALVLGWFLARRRRRRHAYETEQETERVGRRSGVAPPARAGSRSRAASRR, encoded by the coding sequence ATGAAGAACCTGCTCAAGCTCCTGCTGGCCAAGCGCATGGCCGGAACACCGCTCGGTCTGGCCGCCCTGGTCCTCGGCTGGTTCCTGGCCCGCCGCAGGCGGCGCCGGCACGCGTACGAGACCGAGCAAGAGACCGAACGCGTCGGCCGTCGCTCCGGCGTCGCCCCGCCCGCCCGTGCCGGCAGCCGGTCGAGGGCCGCTTCGCGGAGGTAG
- a CDS encoding protein kinase domain-containing protein has translation MPTAQPLRTGDPQRLGEYALSGRLGEGGQGAVFLGSRGGETYAVKLLHGPVGDERAAFLREVELAKHVARFCTAQVIDAGFDEGRPYIVSEYVDGPSLAREVALTGPRQGGALERLAVSTATALAAIHRAGIVHRDFKPQNVLLGSDGPRVIDFGLAKALDAAATVSGRGVGTPAYMAPEQITASAVTGAADVFSWGATMCFAANATAPFGQDSVAPVLHRILTAPPELGRLDGRLRTLVAACLDKDARNRPSSRELLFELLGESAEGVPPEVLRSPPPHILRAPPPLIPEQRSHRSGDEPPGMWSPMAEPEATGAAGDAYRLPPPVSRPPDEHLPATPGTTPRTGATSRTGTGPVAAEEGPVQGRDRPGAADEGRGHGWPGAADEGRSRGWPRAAIAVCAALLATAAVLLIVIVPAVTGNDSEIRVPQAGGNPLTSPPPSPSSPPTQDPPTRSTEPEQRSRGPQEQPTTNPPTAARPATVAVPALVGLDKAAATRALKRAGLAAGAVTERDAPQRIGQVLTARPAPGTVVNQGSKVSLQVSAGLPVPELAGMQRKAAQAALTGAGLKPGAVTRSCSQQPNGQVLATSPKAGSRVQGGTPVALTVARNGTPVPSVVGRPREDARSALAAAGLSVQVREQAVEDESRVGTVLAQSLAPGTCAGAAAQITITAGVAAQSGPDPGESPPTQTPTGPVAGD, from the coding sequence GTGCCGACGGCGCAGCCGCTCAGAACGGGGGACCCGCAGCGACTCGGGGAGTACGCGCTTTCCGGGCGCCTGGGTGAAGGCGGGCAGGGCGCCGTGTTCCTCGGTTCGAGGGGCGGGGAGACGTACGCGGTCAAGCTCCTGCACGGGCCCGTGGGGGACGAGCGGGCGGCGTTCCTGCGGGAGGTGGAGCTGGCCAAGCATGTGGCGAGGTTCTGCACGGCCCAGGTGATCGACGCCGGGTTCGACGAGGGACGGCCGTACATCGTGAGCGAGTACGTGGACGGCCCCTCGCTGGCCCGCGAGGTCGCGCTCACCGGCCCCCGGCAGGGCGGGGCGCTGGAGCGGCTGGCGGTGAGCACGGCGACGGCGCTCGCGGCCATCCACCGGGCGGGCATCGTGCACCGGGACTTCAAGCCGCAGAACGTGCTGCTCGGCTCCGACGGCCCCCGGGTGATCGACTTCGGCCTGGCCAAGGCGCTGGACGCGGCGGCCACGGTGAGCGGGCGCGGGGTGGGCACGCCCGCGTACATGGCGCCCGAGCAGATCACCGCCTCGGCGGTCACGGGGGCGGCCGACGTGTTCTCGTGGGGCGCGACGATGTGCTTCGCCGCGAACGCCACGGCGCCGTTCGGCCAGGACTCGGTGGCGCCGGTGCTGCACCGCATCCTCACCGCCCCGCCCGAGCTGGGACGGCTGGACGGGCGGCTGCGCACGCTGGTGGCGGCCTGCCTGGACAAGGACGCCCGCAACCGGCCGAGCAGCAGGGAGCTGCTGTTCGAGCTGCTGGGGGAGTCGGCCGAGGGGGTGCCGCCCGAGGTGCTCCGCTCGCCGCCGCCGCACATCCTGCGGGCGCCGCCGCCGCTGATCCCCGAGCAGCGCTCGCACCGGTCCGGCGACGAGCCGCCGGGCATGTGGTCCCCGATGGCCGAGCCGGAGGCGACCGGAGCGGCGGGCGACGCCTACCGCCTGCCGCCGCCGGTGTCCCGGCCCCCCGACGAGCACTTACCGGCCACTCCGGGCACCACCCCCCGGACGGGCGCCACTTCCCGGACAGGCACCGGTCCGGTGGCCGCGGAGGAAGGCCCGGTTCAGGGCCGAGACCGGCCGGGAGCGGCGGATGAGGGCCGGGGCCATGGGTGGCCGGGAGCGGCGGACGAGGGCCGGAGCCGGGGGTGGCCGAGAGCGGCCATCGCGGTCTGCGCGGCGCTGCTGGCGACCGCCGCCGTGCTGCTCATCGTGATCGTCCCCGCGGTGACCGGGAACGACTCCGAGATCCGCGTCCCCCAAGCAGGCGGCAACCCGCTGACCTCCCCACCCCCGTCCCCCTCCTCCCCGCCGACCCAGGACCCCCCGACGCGGAGCACCGAGCCCGAACAACGATCCCGTGGCCCCCAGGAGCAGCCGACCACGAACCCGCCGACGGCGGCCCGCCCGGCCACGGTGGCCGTCCCCGCCCTGGTCGGCCTGGACAAGGCCGCCGCCACCAGGGCACTCAAGCGAGCCGGACTCGCCGCGGGCGCCGTCACCGAGCGCGACGCCCCCCAGCGGATCGGCCAGGTCCTGACCGCCAGACCGGCCCCCGGCACGGTCGTGAACCAGGGCAGCAAGGTGTCACTCCAGGTGTCGGCGGGCCTGCCCGTGCCGGAGCTGGCCGGCATGCAACGCAAGGCCGCCCAGGCGGCTCTCACCGGCGCCGGGCTCAAGCCGGGCGCCGTCACCCGCTCCTGCTCCCAGCAGCCGAACGGCCAGGTGCTGGCCACCTCGCCGAAGGCGGGCAGCCGCGTCCAGGGCGGCACGCCGGTGGCGCTCACCGTGGCACGCAACGGCACCCCCGTCCCCTCGGTCGTCGGCCGGCCGCGCGAGGACGCCCGTTCCGCGCTCGCCGCCGCCGGCCTGTCCGTACAGGTGCGGGAGCAGGCGGTGGAGGACGAGTCCCGCGTCGGCACCGTCCTGGCGCAGAGCCTCGCGCCGGGGACCTGCGCCGGAGCCGCCGCGCAGATCACGATCACGGCGGGCGTGGCCGCGCAGTCCGGCCCCGACCCCGGCGAGTCGCCGCCCACCCAGACCCCCACCGGCCCCGTCGCGGGCGACTGA
- a CDS encoding serine/threonine-protein kinase has translation MSELRADDPQQLGAYRLTRRLGQGGQGVVYLGESPQGPQVAVKLLHASLSGDPDARRRFLGEVEAVRKVAAFCTAQLLDADLDGDRPYLVSEYVDGPSLRELVIEEGPRRGGSLERLAIGTATALGAIHRAGVVHRDFKPGNVLLGIDGPRVIDFGVSRLMDTATTTTHLPMGTPAYMAPERMKGEPAGPPADLWAWGLTVAYTATGRPAYTADTHQEVLARVLYGKPDLGSLSGRLREIVEACLAREPGERPDAEEVLRLLLGQDAVEGDVLSTGAMAAIGEATRGTGGRARRPGGTGSLSAVVGLGAAEAEPGVITDPDPTTSFPAITAPLMAARAEAKAREQAAASEPPATATGSSDAGAPAGAGGDSGAGGPDGGDGDRTRALTPDVRRRVRPWQVGVVAAGVAMAVAGFLLWMRGTAAQGLEGTWTGSAEHFTAGRVFAVELHLTGDTGGAMRWGADLHCSGRLGRTGGGMVFTLDQVQGEECYPGTLRMFPTSDTNQMAIKVTRQGEDEVTYSGKVARTS, from the coding sequence ATGTCCGAGCTACGTGCCGATGATCCCCAGCAGTTGGGGGCGTACCGGCTGACACGCAGGCTCGGTCAAGGCGGCCAAGGCGTCGTCTACCTGGGCGAATCCCCGCAAGGACCGCAGGTCGCGGTCAAGCTGCTGCATGCCAGCCTGTCCGGGGATCCGGATGCCAGGCGGCGGTTCCTGGGGGAGGTCGAGGCGGTCAGGAAGGTCGCGGCGTTCTGCACCGCGCAGCTCCTGGACGCCGACCTCGACGGGGACCGGCCGTACCTGGTCAGCGAGTACGTCGACGGGCCCTCGCTGCGCGAGCTCGTGATCGAGGAGGGGCCCAGGCGGGGCGGCTCCCTCGAACGGCTGGCCATCGGCACCGCCACCGCCCTGGGGGCGATCCACCGGGCCGGGGTGGTGCATCGGGACTTCAAGCCGGGCAACGTGCTGCTCGGCATCGACGGGCCCCGGGTGATCGACTTCGGGGTGTCGCGGCTGATGGACACCGCCACCACCACGACCCACCTGCCCATGGGGACGCCCGCGTACATGGCTCCCGAGCGGATGAAGGGGGAGCCCGCCGGGCCGCCCGCCGACCTGTGGGCCTGGGGGCTGACCGTCGCCTACACGGCCACGGGGCGGCCCGCGTACACGGCCGACACCCATCAGGAGGTGCTGGCCCGCGTCCTGTACGGGAAGCCCGATCTCGGGTCGCTGAGCGGGCGGCTGCGGGAGATCGTGGAGGCCTGCCTGGCTCGCGAGCCGGGGGAGCGGCCGGACGCCGAGGAGGTGCTGCGGCTGCTGCTCGGGCAGGACGCCGTCGAGGGCGACGTGCTGTCCACCGGGGCGATGGCCGCCATCGGCGAGGCGACCCGCGGGACGGGCGGTCGCGCGCGCAGGCCGGGTGGCACGGGGTCGCTGAGTGCTGTCGTGGGGCTGGGCGCGGCCGAGGCCGAGCCCGGCGTGATCACCGATCCCGATCCGACGACGAGCTTCCCCGCGATCACCGCGCCGCTGATGGCGGCGCGCGCCGAGGCGAAGGCCCGCGAGCAAGCCGCCGCCTCCGAGCCGCCGGCCACCGCCACCGGCAGCTCCGACGCAGGCGCCCCTGCCGGTGCCGGCGGCGACTCTGGGGCGGGCGGTCCTGACGGCGGGGACGGGGATCGGACCAGGGCGCTCACCCCGGACGTGCGGCGGCGGGTTCGGCCCTGGCAGGTGGGCGTGGTGGCGGCGGGGGTGGCGATGGCCGTGGCCGGGTTCCTGCTCTGGATGCGCGGGACGGCCGCGCAGGGCCTGGAGGGCACGTGGACGGGCTCGGCCGAGCACTTCACCGCCGGCCGGGTCTTCGCCGTCGAGCTGCACCTGACCGGCGACACGGGCGGCGCGATGCGCTGGGGCGCCGACCTGCACTGCTCGGGCAGACTCGGCCGGACGGGCGGCGGCATGGTGTTCACCCTCGACCAGGTCCAGGGCGAGGAGTGCTATCCGGGGACGCTCCGGATGTTCCCCACCTCGGACACCAACCAGATGGCCATCAAGGTCACACGCCAGGGTGAGGACGAAGTGACGTATTCGGGCAAGGTCGCGCGTACGTCCTGA
- a CDS encoding LLM class F420-dependent oxidoreductase: MRLGVTMFATDLAMPVHELARAAEERGFDSLYVPEHTHIPVSRRTPYPGGGELPEEYRRTLDPLVALSYAAAVTGNLRVGTGILLAAQRDPIVTAKALASLDHLSGGRLVVGVGFGWNVEEIENHGVPYGRRREVARRNVLAMQALWRDEVAVVEGVEPSWSWPKPHRMPPVYLGGAPGPKLFAQVAEYADGWMPIGGHGIKAALPALREACEKAGRPQACEVIPFGTRPTRDKLDYYASLGITQVVATLPSGPADVVLPLLDEYAALL; encoded by the coding sequence ATGAGGCTCGGCGTCACGATGTTCGCGACAGATCTGGCCATGCCGGTCCACGAGCTGGCCAGGGCAGCCGAGGAGCGCGGCTTCGACTCGCTGTACGTGCCCGAGCACACCCACATCCCCGTCTCGCGGCGCACCCCCTACCCCGGCGGGGGCGAGCTGCCCGAGGAGTACAGGCGCACGCTCGACCCCCTGGTCGCGCTCTCCTACGCGGCGGCGGTGACCGGCAACCTCCGGGTCGGGACCGGCATCCTGCTCGCCGCCCAGCGCGACCCCATCGTCACCGCCAAGGCGCTGGCGTCCCTGGACCACCTCTCCGGCGGGCGGCTGGTCGTCGGGGTCGGGTTCGGGTGGAACGTGGAGGAGATCGAGAACCACGGTGTCCCGTACGGGCGGCGCCGCGAGGTCGCCAGGCGGAACGTGCTGGCCATGCAGGCGCTGTGGCGGGACGAGGTGGCCGTCGTCGAAGGGGTGGAGCCGTCCTGGTCGTGGCCCAAGCCCCACCGGATGCCGCCCGTCTACCTGGGCGGGGCTCCGGGGCCGAAGCTGTTCGCGCAGGTGGCCGAGTACGCCGACGGGTGGATGCCGATCGGCGGGCACGGCATCAAGGCGGCGCTGCCGGCGTTGCGGGAGGCGTGCGAGAAGGCCGGCCGGCCGCAGGCCTGCGAGGTCATCCCCTTCGGCACCCGGCCCACCCGGGACAAGCTGGACTACTACGCCTCGCTCGGGATCACCCAGGTGGTGGCGACCCTGCCGAGCGGGCCCGCGGACGTGGTGCTGCCTCTGCTGGACGAGTACGCGGCACTGCTGTGA
- a CDS encoding LLM class flavin-dependent oxidoreductase, translating into MKFSIFLNPQIPGSGYAAEENARAKRPIGRDTESYQRLLHEVREIAVHADQIGFDALMMTEHHFHSEGMEFSVNPLMFLTDLAARTERILLAPLGLVLPAWDPIRAAEDVALLDQFCKGRLRLGVARGYQNRWMNVLGQRWHAAAARSDGSASDTRNFDVFGEVLKIMKLAWTQETLRYKSDVLDYQVPYPYEGIEGWPAQEWTRTFGSPDEMDENGTIKAVSVCPRPYQNPHPELWQPFTISDRSVIRAAQEDIMPWMFTPNPDDHAQKAKLYQEESAKQGRHYKLGEHTGILKIVGIADTTEEAINTFGRSIPKDFAAFFGPFGYLEVLRKKEDEKHKPISPEKGDAKRMNDVEMALFGTPDDVKRGIQRMLDRMPDLEWFGLYMQGQQGVLPLDTVKRNLELFATKVAPEFR; encoded by the coding sequence GTGAAGTTTTCTATCTTCCTGAATCCGCAAATTCCAGGCTCTGGTTACGCGGCCGAGGAGAACGCCAGGGCCAAGCGCCCGATCGGGCGGGACACGGAGTCGTACCAGAGGCTGCTGCACGAGGTACGGGAGATAGCCGTCCACGCCGACCAGATCGGGTTCGACGCGCTGATGATGACCGAGCACCACTTCCACTCCGAAGGCATGGAGTTCTCGGTCAACCCGCTGATGTTCCTCACCGACCTGGCCGCCAGGACCGAGCGCATCCTGCTCGCGCCGCTCGGCCTCGTGCTGCCCGCCTGGGACCCGATCAGGGCCGCCGAGGACGTGGCGCTGCTCGACCAGTTCTGCAAGGGACGGCTGCGCCTGGGCGTGGCGCGGGGATACCAGAACCGCTGGATGAACGTCCTGGGCCAGCGCTGGCACGCCGCCGCCGCCCGCTCCGACGGCTCGGCCTCCGACACGCGCAACTTCGACGTCTTCGGCGAGGTGCTGAAGATCATGAAGCTGGCGTGGACGCAGGAGACGCTCCGCTACAAGTCGGACGTGCTCGACTACCAGGTGCCCTACCCGTACGAGGGCATCGAGGGCTGGCCGGCCCAGGAGTGGACGCGCACGTTCGGCTCCCCGGACGAGATGGACGAGAACGGCACGATCAAGGCCGTCTCCGTCTGCCCCAGGCCGTACCAGAACCCGCACCCCGAGCTGTGGCAACCGTTCACGATCTCCGACCGGTCGGTCATCAGGGCCGCCCAGGAGGACATCATGCCGTGGATGTTCACCCCCAACCCGGACGACCACGCCCAGAAGGCGAAGCTGTACCAGGAGGAGTCCGCCAAGCAGGGCCGCCACTACAAGCTGGGCGAGCACACCGGCATCCTGAAGATCGTCGGCATCGCCGACACCACCGAGGAGGCCATCAACACCTTCGGCCGCAGCATCCCCAAGGACTTCGCCGCCTTCTTCGGCCCGTTCGGCTACCTGGAGGTGCTGCGCAAGAAGGAGGACGAGAAGCACAAGCCGATCTCCCCGGAGAAGGGCGACGCCAAGCGCATGAACGACGTCGAGATGGCCCTGTTCGGCACTCCCGACGACGTCAAGCGCGGCATCCAGCGCATGCTCGACCGCATGCCGGACCTGGAGTGGTTCGGCCTGTACATGCAGGGCCAGCAGGGCGTGCTGCCGCTCGACACGGTCAAGCGCAACCTGGAGCTGTTCGCCACCAAGGTCGCCCCGGAGTTCCGATGA
- a CDS encoding TIGR03619 family F420-dependent LLM class oxidoreductase: MKFWLGASFSDTDQFVELARAAERCGFDTLTLSDHLFYADFASPYPYSKSGRPRWNASTHWPDVWVTIGAMAAVTTTLRFSPNVYIAPARDLFTVAKQVSTAAVLSRDRVTFGVGVGWCKEEFVATGQDFHTRGRRLDGMLPVLRSLWAGETVTLDGLPPLSICPVPARPVPVFVGGDSEAALRRAARLGDGWIGNRIYTEEQFDDVLDALRRHLDANGRSLDGFEVIAPLAVLPDADTYRRFEAKGVTGTMAAPWWLATPEEKSRYGEGTLDLKLAAMERFAEEVIGKM; the protein is encoded by the coding sequence ATGAAATTCTGGCTGGGGGCCTCGTTCTCCGACACCGATCAGTTCGTGGAGCTCGCGCGGGCGGCCGAGCGGTGCGGGTTCGACACGCTCACGCTCTCCGACCACCTCTTCTACGCCGACTTCGCCTCGCCGTACCCGTACTCGAAGTCGGGCAGGCCCCGCTGGAACGCGAGCACGCACTGGCCGGACGTCTGGGTGACGATCGGCGCGATGGCGGCCGTCACCACCACCCTGCGCTTCTCCCCGAACGTGTACATCGCCCCGGCCCGCGACCTGTTCACCGTGGCCAAGCAGGTCTCCACGGCGGCGGTGCTGTCACGCGACCGGGTGACGTTCGGGGTCGGGGTGGGCTGGTGCAAGGAGGAGTTCGTCGCCACCGGGCAGGACTTCCACACGCGCGGCCGCCGCCTGGACGGGATGTTGCCCGTGCTGCGCTCGTTGTGGGCGGGCGAGACCGTCACGCTCGACGGCCTGCCGCCGCTGTCGATCTGCCCCGTCCCCGCCCGGCCGGTCCCGGTGTTCGTGGGCGGCGACAGCGAGGCGGCCCTGCGCCGCGCGGCCAGGCTGGGCGACGGCTGGATCGGCAACCGCATCTACACCGAGGAGCAGTTCGACGACGTCCTGGACGCCCTGCGCCGCCATCTCGACGCCAACGGCAGGTCCCTGGACGGCTTCGAGGTCATCGCCCCGCTCGCGGTGCTCCCCGACGCGGACACGTACCGCCGCTTCGAGGCCAAGGGCGTGACGGGCACGATGGCCGCCCCGTGGTGGCTGGCGACCCCCGAGGAGAAGTCGAGGTACGGCGAGGGCACCCTCGACCTCAAGCTCGCCGCCATGGAGCGCTTCGCCGAGGAGGTCATCGGGAAGATGTGA